From Anopheles arabiensis isolate DONGOLA chromosome 3, AaraD3, whole genome shotgun sequence, a single genomic window includes:
- the LOC120904360 gene encoding skin secretory protein xP2-like, with protein MKSLVLLGLATLLVLSSAAEEKQQSAAPEAKPAAEGEKRHDKRGLFEHDFGGHDFSGHHFESYAHGHHYDLHPHHEKTLTVVKKVPVPYPVEKHIPVPVEKHIPVPVKVRVPKPYPVYKTVHYPVKEIVKVPVHVPAPYPVEKKVPYPVHVPYDRPVPVKVYVPAPYPVEKKVHVPVKVHVPAPYPVEKKVPYPVKVPVHVEKPYPVEKIVHYPVHVPVDRPVPVHVEKPVPVPVEKPVPYEVIKKVPYPVHVPYDRPVPVHVEKPVPVPVKVPVPQPYPVYKHIPVPVEKHVPYPVKVPVERPVPYTIEKHIPYEVEKPVPYPVKVPVHVPVHHHHEHEHVEYEHHHH; from the exons ATGAAGTCTCTG GTGTTGTTGGGTTTGGCCACCCTACTGGTCTTGAGTTCGGCGGCCGAGGAGAAGCAGCAGTCTGCGGCCCCAGAAGCGAAACCAGCAGCGGAGGGCGAAAAGCGCCACGATAAGCGTGGTCTGTTCGAGCACGACTTCGGTGGACATGATTTCAGCGGCCATCATTTCGAATCGTACGCCCATGGCCACCATTATGATCTGCATCCGCACCACGAGAAGACGCTGACCGTCGTCAAGAAGGTCCCGGTCCCGTACCCAGTGGAGAAGCACATCCCAGTGCCAGTGGAGAAGCATATCCCGGTCCCGGTGAAGGTTAGAGTGCCGAAGCCCTACCCAGTCTACAAGACTGTCCACTACCCGGTCAAGGAGATCGTCAAGGTGCCAGTGCACGTCCCAGCCCCGTACCCGGTTGAGAAGAAGGTCCCGTACCCAGTCCACGTTCCGTACGATCGTCCCGTCCCGGTCAAGGTGTACGTGCCCGCTCCCTACCCAGTCGAGAAGAAGGTCCATGTCCCGGTGAAGGTCCATGTCCCAGCTCCGTACCCAGTTGAGAAGAAGGTCCCGTACCCGGTCAAGGTCCCAGTGCACGTTGAGAAGCCGTACCCGGTTGAGAAGATCGTCCACTACCCAGTCCATGTGCCAGTCGATCGCCCAGTTCCGGTCCATGTTGAGAAGCCAGTCCCGGTCCCGGTGGAGAAGCCAGTGCCGTATGAGGTCATCAAGAAGGTCCCGTACCCAGTGCATGTCCCGTACGATCGCCCCGTGCCAGTGCACGTTGAGAAGCCCGTCCCAGTCCCGGTGAAGGTGCCAGTTCCGCAGCCCTACCCAGTGTACAAGCACATCCCGGTCCCGGTCGAGAAGCACGTGCCCTACCCAGTGAAGGTTCCGGTTGAGCGTCCAGTGCCGTACACCATCGAGAAGCACATCCCTTATGAGGTCGAGAAACCAGTGCCGTACCCGGTCAAGGTCCCGGTCCATGTCCCAgtgcaccaccatcacgagCACGAACATGTCGAGTAcgaacaccaccatcactag